A portion of the Streptomyces sp. NBC_00376 genome contains these proteins:
- a CDS encoding acyl-CoA dehydrogenase family protein, translating into MTFSLRPAYDDDPRLAGLVDRLRTYLDGELADYERGRGITHESRLTRADLEPVWRRSRELGFYGIHLPEQYGGQNLSHTALAALKEEIGACGRVLGHSVLGDMGGPLRAGDILRQATEYQLDTYLLPLVRGERACCFSLTETDAGSDVRSMRTTATRDGDGYRLSGHKVFSSAGPFADFAIVVARMAGTGGQEGDKPAFSAFLVDLDSPGCEVLDGATPMSGEHIESDIVLDDCYVPARNLLGEEGKGMRIALGRVTTNRLLHCPTVIGATRRALDLTLERARTRMVAGGRPLLALQSIQHKVADMATELYAARSMTYAALAALDRGNDVRTEAFMSKLFVAESAFRILDQAVQIHGKEGLTQGNEIEFLFRKIRMFRILTGTSEIQRNGIAQGLAFMA; encoded by the coding sequence ATGACCTTCTCCCTGCGCCCCGCCTACGACGACGACCCCCGGCTCGCCGGCCTCGTCGACCGGCTCCGCACCTACCTCGACGGCGAACTGGCCGACTACGAACGAGGCCGCGGCATCACCCACGAGAGCCGCCTCACCCGCGCCGACCTCGAACCCGTCTGGCGGCGCAGCCGCGAACTGGGCTTCTACGGCATCCACCTGCCCGAGCAGTACGGCGGCCAGAACCTCTCCCACACCGCGCTGGCCGCCCTGAAGGAAGAGATCGGGGCCTGCGGACGCGTGCTCGGGCACAGCGTGCTGGGCGACATGGGCGGCCCGCTGCGCGCCGGCGACATCCTGCGGCAGGCCACCGAGTACCAGCTGGACACGTACCTGCTGCCACTGGTGCGCGGCGAGCGCGCCTGCTGCTTCTCGCTGACCGAGACCGATGCAGGCTCCGACGTCCGGTCCATGCGCACCACCGCCACCCGCGACGGCGACGGCTACCGCCTGAGCGGTCACAAGGTCTTCAGCTCGGCGGGCCCGTTCGCCGACTTCGCCATCGTCGTGGCCCGGATGGCGGGGACCGGCGGACAGGAGGGCGACAAGCCGGCCTTCTCCGCCTTCCTGGTCGACCTGGACAGCCCCGGCTGCGAGGTGCTCGACGGCGCCACACCCATGTCCGGCGAGCACATCGAGAGCGACATCGTCCTGGACGACTGCTACGTCCCCGCCCGGAACCTCCTCGGCGAGGAGGGGAAGGGCATGCGGATCGCGCTCGGCCGCGTCACCACCAACCGGCTCCTGCACTGCCCCACCGTCATCGGCGCCACCCGCCGGGCCCTCGACCTCACCCTGGAACGCGCCCGCACCCGCATGGTCGCCGGCGGCCGGCCCCTGCTGGCGCTCCAGTCGATCCAGCACAAGGTCGCCGACATGGCCACCGAGCTGTACGCGGCCCGCTCCATGACCTACGCCGCGCTCGCCGCGCTCGACCGGGGGAACGACGTACGCACCGAGGCGTTCATGAGCAAACTGTTCGTCGCCGAGTCCGCCTTCCGCATCCTCGACCAGGCCGTCCAGATCCACGGCAAGGAAGGCCTCACCCAGGGCAACGAGATCGAGTTCCTGTTCCGCAAGATCCGTATGTTCCGCATCCTGACCGGAACCTCCGAGATCCAGCGCAACGGCATCGCACAGGGCCTCGCCTTCATGGCCTGA
- a CDS encoding CaiB/BaiF CoA transferase family protein, translating to MTPPSHPSAPAWSSLTGKRILDLSRLLPGPYATSLLADLGADVIKVEPPHTGDPLRMAPDLFDALNRNKRSITLDLRDEEGRNTFLDLVRTADAVVESFRPGVLDGMGLGFAALHEANPRLVLCSLSGYGQSGPYAQKPGHELNFLGLSGFFTVPGRLDGEIIRPGVRIGDMAGAMHAALALTAALGAGTCTRTRGQHIDVSLSESITAWCSLFALPLRDIPDPLEAGLVQGDNDTFTTADGRRLSLATFEDKFWHRFRTGLAAEFPELNTDAYDRRAARTAARRAVSDLLHGIFRTRDHAWWQERLDALNAPWAPVLTTPGELLTDPHTTARQLFSTPADPAACPQARFPVTFGAGLETFRTPAPPLGRHTEQLLAQLCTDRLPADDLPSGRPVPGSTS from the coding sequence ATGACACCCCCTTCCCACCCCTCGGCCCCCGCCTGGTCGTCGCTGACGGGCAAGCGCATCCTCGACCTCTCCCGGCTGCTGCCCGGCCCCTACGCCACATCCCTGCTCGCCGACCTCGGCGCCGACGTCATCAAGGTGGAGCCCCCGCACACCGGCGACCCCCTGCGGATGGCCCCCGACCTGTTCGACGCGCTCAACCGCAACAAGCGGTCGATCACCCTGGACCTGCGTGATGAGGAGGGCCGGAACACCTTCCTGGACCTGGTCCGCACCGCCGACGCCGTCGTGGAGAGCTTCCGCCCCGGTGTCCTCGACGGGATGGGCCTGGGCTTCGCCGCGCTCCACGAGGCCAATCCGCGCCTGGTGCTGTGCTCGCTCAGCGGCTACGGGCAGAGCGGGCCCTACGCGCAGAAGCCCGGCCACGAGCTCAACTTCCTCGGCCTGTCCGGGTTCTTCACCGTCCCCGGACGGCTCGACGGCGAGATCATCCGCCCCGGCGTCCGGATCGGCGACATGGCCGGAGCCATGCACGCGGCCCTCGCCCTGACCGCCGCCCTCGGCGCCGGGACCTGCACCCGGACCCGGGGCCAGCACATCGACGTATCCCTCAGCGAATCCATCACCGCCTGGTGCTCCCTCTTCGCGCTGCCGCTGCGCGACATCCCCGACCCCCTCGAAGCGGGACTGGTGCAGGGCGACAACGACACCTTCACCACCGCCGACGGACGCCGCCTCTCCCTCGCCACGTTCGAGGACAAGTTCTGGCACCGCTTCCGCACCGGACTGGCCGCAGAATTCCCGGAGTTGAACACCGACGCCTATGACCGGCGCGCCGCTCGGACCGCCGCGAGGCGGGCCGTGAGCGACTTGCTGCACGGAATCTTCCGCACCCGCGACCACGCCTGGTGGCAGGAACGCCTGGATGCCCTCAACGCCCCCTGGGCCCCTGTACTCACCACCCCCGGCGAACTCCTGACCGACCCCCACACCACGGCCCGGCAACTGTTCAGCACCCCCGCCGACCCCGCCGCCTGCCCGCAGGCCCGCTTCCCCGTGACCTTCGGAGCCGGCCTGGAAACCTTCCGCACCCCGGCCCCGCCCCTGGGCCGGCACACCGAGCAGCTGCTGGCCCAGCTCTGCACCGACCGGCTCCCGGCCGATGACCTGCCCAGCGGCCGGCCGGTACCGGGCAGTACGTCCTGA
- the argC gene encoding N-acetyl-gamma-glutamyl-phosphate reductase — translation MVVRAAVAGASGYAGGELLRLLLVHPQVEIGALTANSNAGQKLGALQPHLRPLADRVLQPTTPEVLAGHDVVFLALPHGQSAAVAEQLGDEVLVVDMGADFRLKDAADWEKFYGSPHAGTWPYGLPELPGGRAALAGSKRIAVPGCYPTAVSLALFPAYAARLAEPEAVIVAASGTSGAGKAAKPHLLGSEVMGNMSPYGVGGAHRHTPEMIQNLSAAAGEPVTVSFTPTLAPMPRGILATCSAKARPGVSAESVRDVYEKAFADEPFVELLPEGQWPATASVYGSNAVQIQVAHDEAAGRIIVISAIDNLAKGTAGGALQSMNIALGLPEDTGLSTIGVAP, via the coding sequence ATGGTGGTACGTGCGGCAGTGGCAGGGGCGAGCGGATACGCCGGTGGGGAGCTGCTCCGTCTCCTGCTGGTTCACCCCCAGGTCGAGATCGGGGCGCTCACCGCCAACTCCAACGCGGGGCAGAAGCTCGGCGCGCTCCAACCGCATCTGCGGCCGCTCGCCGACCGGGTCCTCCAGCCGACCACCCCCGAGGTCCTCGCCGGGCACGACGTCGTCTTCCTCGCCCTCCCGCACGGGCAGTCGGCCGCCGTCGCCGAGCAGCTCGGCGACGAGGTGCTGGTCGTCGACATGGGGGCCGACTTCCGGCTCAAGGACGCGGCGGACTGGGAGAAGTTCTACGGTTCCCCGCACGCCGGCACCTGGCCCTACGGTCTGCCCGAACTGCCGGGCGGGCGTGCCGCGCTCGCCGGTTCCAAGCGGATCGCGGTGCCCGGCTGCTACCCGACCGCCGTATCGCTCGCGCTCTTCCCGGCGTACGCGGCCCGGCTGGCCGAGCCCGAGGCCGTGATCGTCGCCGCGTCCGGCACCTCCGGAGCGGGCAAGGCGGCCAAGCCGCATCTGCTCGGCTCCGAGGTGATGGGCAACATGTCCCCGTACGGCGTCGGCGGCGCCCACCGGCACACCCCCGAGATGATCCAGAACCTCAGCGCGGCGGCCGGTGAACCCGTCACGGTCTCCTTCACGCCGACCCTGGCGCCGATGCCCCGCGGCATCCTCGCCACCTGCAGCGCGAAGGCCAGGCCCGGGGTGAGTGCCGAGTCCGTCCGTGACGTGTACGAGAAGGCGTTCGCCGACGAGCCCTTCGTCGAGCTGCTCCCCGAGGGGCAGTGGCCCGCCACGGCGTCCGTCTACGGTTCCAACGCCGTACAGATCCAGGTCGCCCACGACGAGGCGGCGGGCCGGATCATCGTGATCAGCGCCATCGACAACCTCGCCAAGGGCACCGCCGGCGGTGCCCTGCAGAGCATGAACATCGCCCTCGGACTTCCCGAGGACACAGGTCTTTCCACGATCGGAGTCGCACCGTGA
- the argJ gene encoding bifunctional glutamate N-acetyltransferase/amino-acid acetyltransferase ArgJ, which yields MSVTAAQGFSAAGIAAGIKESGNPDLALVVNHGPRRAAAGVFTSNRVKAAPVLWSEQVLKGGEVTAVVLNSGGANACTGPKGFQDTHATAEKAAEVLTGHNAGEIAVASTGLIGTLLPMDKLLPGIEQAAAALSEHGGEKAAIAIKTTDTVHKTAVAGGEGWTVGGMAKGAGMLAPGLATMLVVLTTDADVDAAGLDSALRAATRTTFDRVDSDGCMSTNDTVLLLASGASELTPEQGEFAEAVRTVCADLARQLIGDAEGASKDIRIEVVGAATEDDAVEVGRSIARNNLLKCAIHGEDPNWGRVLSAIGTTKAAFEPDQLNVAINGVWVCKNGGVGEDRDLVDMRYREVEITADLAAGTESAVIWANDLTADYVHENSAYSS from the coding sequence GTGAGCGTCACGGCAGCACAGGGGTTCTCCGCGGCGGGCATCGCCGCGGGAATCAAGGAGAGCGGTAACCCGGACCTGGCCCTCGTGGTCAACCACGGTCCGCGTCGCGCCGCCGCGGGCGTCTTCACCTCCAACCGCGTCAAGGCCGCCCCCGTCCTCTGGTCGGAGCAGGTGCTCAAGGGCGGCGAGGTCACCGCCGTCGTCCTCAACTCCGGTGGTGCCAACGCCTGTACGGGCCCCAAGGGCTTCCAGGACACCCACGCCACGGCCGAGAAGGCCGCCGAGGTGCTCACCGGCCACAACGCCGGTGAGATCGCGGTCGCCTCGACCGGGCTGATCGGCACGCTCCTCCCGATGGACAAGCTGCTGCCCGGCATCGAGCAGGCCGCCGCCGCCCTCAGCGAGCACGGCGGCGAGAAGGCCGCCATCGCGATCAAGACCACCGACACCGTCCACAAGACCGCCGTCGCGGGCGGCGAGGGCTGGACCGTCGGCGGCATGGCCAAGGGTGCGGGCATGCTCGCCCCGGGCCTCGCCACCATGCTGGTCGTCCTCACCACCGACGCCGACGTGGACGCCGCCGGGCTCGACTCCGCGCTGCGCGCCGCCACCCGCACCACCTTCGACCGGGTCGACTCCGACGGCTGCATGTCGACCAACGACACCGTGCTGCTGCTGGCCTCCGGGGCGAGCGAACTCACCCCGGAGCAGGGTGAGTTCGCCGAGGCGGTACGGACCGTCTGCGCAGACCTGGCCCGCCAGCTCATCGGTGACGCCGAGGGCGCCTCCAAGGACATCCGGATCGAGGTCGTGGGCGCCGCGACCGAGGACGACGCCGTCGAGGTGGGCCGCTCCATCGCCCGTAACAACCTCCTCAAGTGCGCCATCCACGGGGAGGACCCCAACTGGGGCCGGGTGCTCTCCGCGATCGGCACGACGAAGGCCGCCTTCGAGCCCGACCAGCTGAACGTCGCCATCAACGGCGTCTGGGTCTGCAAGAACGGTGGCGTCGGCGAGGACCGCGACCTGGTCGACATGCGCTACCGGGAGGTCGAGATCACCGCCGACCTCGCCGCCGGCACCGAGTCCGCCGTCATCTGGGCCAACGACCTGACCGCGGACTACGTCCACGAGAACAGCGCGTACAGCTCATGA
- the argB gene encoding acetylglutamate kinase, producing MSAARKHTALPKAQILIEALPWLTRHNGKTVVIKFGGNAMIDDELKAAFAQDVVFLRQAGLKPVVVHGGGPQISAQLDKQGLVSEFKAGLRVTTPEAMDVVRMVLAGQVQRELVGLLNQHGPLAVGMTGEDAHTITAVQHRPTIDGESVDIGRVGEITAIDTGAIQALLDDGRIPVISSIARSADDNHVYNVNADTAAAALAAALNAETLMVLTDVEGLYEDWPNSDDVISRLTAAELEKLLPELSSGMVPKMQGCLHAVRNGVETARVIDGRVQHSILLEIFTDEGIGTMVVPDAQGES from the coding sequence ATGAGCGCGGCGCGGAAACACACCGCACTCCCGAAGGCGCAGATCCTCATCGAGGCACTGCCCTGGCTGACCCGGCACAACGGCAAGACCGTCGTCATCAAGTTCGGCGGCAACGCCATGATCGACGACGAGCTGAAGGCGGCCTTCGCCCAGGACGTGGTCTTCCTGCGCCAGGCCGGCCTCAAGCCCGTCGTCGTGCACGGCGGCGGCCCGCAGATCAGCGCCCAGCTCGACAAGCAGGGCCTGGTCAGCGAGTTCAAGGCGGGGCTGCGCGTCACCACGCCCGAGGCGATGGACGTCGTACGGATGGTGCTGGCCGGCCAGGTGCAGCGCGAACTCGTCGGCCTGCTCAACCAGCACGGCCCGCTCGCCGTCGGCATGACCGGCGAGGACGCCCACACCATCACCGCCGTCCAGCACCGGCCCACCATCGACGGCGAGAGCGTCGACATCGGCAGGGTCGGCGAGATCACCGCCATCGACACCGGGGCGATCCAGGCGCTGCTGGACGACGGCCGGATCCCGGTCATCTCCTCCATCGCCCGCTCCGCCGACGACAACCACGTCTACAACGTCAACGCCGACACCGCCGCCGCGGCGCTCGCCGCCGCGCTGAACGCCGAGACGCTGATGGTCCTCACCGACGTCGAGGGCCTCTACGAGGACTGGCCCAACAGCGACGACGTGATCAGCCGGCTCACCGCGGCCGAGCTGGAGAAGCTGCTGCCGGAACTCTCCAGCGGCATGGTGCCGAAGATGCAGGGCTGCCTGCACGCCGTGCGCAACGGCGTCGAGACCGCCCGCGTCATCGACGGCCGGGTCCAGCACTCGATCCTGCTGGAGATCTTCACCGACGAAGGAATCGGCACGATGGTCGTGCCCGACGCGCAGGGGGAGTCATGA
- a CDS encoding acetylornithine transaminase — MSNQELAQRWSHALMDNYGTPKLSLVRGEGARVWDADGTEYLDFVGGIAVNALGHAHPAVVEAVSTQIASLGHVSNLFIAEPPVRLAERLLQLFGRSGRVYFANSGAEANEAAFKIGRLTGRTHMVATDGGFHGRTMGALALTGQPAKRDPFLPLPGDVTHVPYGDAEALRAAVTTDTALVIIEPIQGENGVVVPPAGYLEAAREITRATGTLLVLDEVQTGIGRCGQWFEHQAHQGIEPDVVTLAKGLGGGLPIGATVAFGPAAELLKPGQHGTTFGGNPIACAAGLAVLDTLAADGALDRVKRLGEKIRDGVEGLGHPLVSHVRGSGLLLGIVLTEPLAPQVQQAAQSAGILVNVPAPDVLRLMPPLIIGDAEVDALLQALPGALDAAQGDGRSGE, encoded by the coding sequence ATGAGCAACCAGGAACTCGCACAGCGCTGGAGCCACGCGCTGATGGACAACTACGGGACCCCGAAGCTGTCCCTGGTCCGCGGCGAGGGTGCCCGGGTGTGGGACGCCGACGGCACCGAGTACCTCGACTTCGTCGGCGGTATCGCGGTGAACGCGCTGGGGCACGCCCACCCCGCCGTCGTCGAGGCCGTCTCCACCCAGATCGCCTCCCTCGGCCATGTCTCCAATCTCTTCATCGCCGAGCCGCCCGTCCGTCTCGCCGAACGGCTGCTCCAGCTCTTCGGCCGGAGCGGCCGTGTCTACTTCGCCAACTCGGGCGCCGAGGCCAACGAGGCGGCCTTCAAGATCGGCCGGCTGACCGGGCGGACCCACATGGTCGCCACCGACGGCGGCTTCCACGGCCGGACCATGGGCGCGCTCGCACTGACCGGCCAGCCCGCCAAGCGCGACCCGTTCCTCCCGCTGCCCGGTGACGTCACGCACGTCCCGTACGGGGACGCGGAGGCCCTGCGGGCCGCCGTCACCACCGACACCGCGCTGGTGATCATCGAGCCGATCCAGGGCGAGAACGGTGTGGTCGTACCGCCCGCCGGGTATCTGGAGGCCGCCCGGGAGATCACCCGCGCCACCGGCACCCTGCTGGTGCTCGACGAGGTGCAGACCGGCATCGGCCGCTGCGGCCAGTGGTTCGAGCACCAGGCCCACCAGGGCATCGAGCCCGATGTCGTCACCCTCGCCAAGGGCCTGGGCGGCGGACTGCCGATCGGCGCGACCGTGGCCTTCGGCCCGGCCGCCGAGCTGCTGAAGCCGGGCCAGCACGGCACGACGTTCGGCGGCAACCCGATCGCCTGCGCCGCCGGTCTCGCCGTCCTGGACACCCTGGCCGCCGACGGCGCCCTGGACCGGGTGAAGCGGCTCGGCGAGAAGATCCGGGACGGAGTGGAGGGTCTCGGCCACCCGCTGGTGTCCCACGTAAGGGGCTCCGGACTGCTGCTGGGTATCGTGCTCACCGAGCCGCTCGCGCCCCAGGTGCAGCAGGCGGCTCAGAGTGCCGGAATCCTGGTGAACGTACCCGCCCCCGATGTTCTGCGGCTCATGCCGCCGCTGATCATCGGCGACGCGGAAGTGGACGCGTTGCTCCAGGCGCTGCCCGGCGCTCTCGACGCGGCACAAGGGGACGGACGATCCGGAGAATGA
- a CDS encoding arginine repressor has protein sequence MTEAQESEYGGPSVPQTRTARHRRIVDILNRQPVRSQSQLAKLLADDGLSVTQATLSRDLDELGAVKIRNTGGELIYAVPSEGGFRTPQAPLGGSAKEERMRRLSAELLISAEASANLVVLRTPPGAAQFLASAIDQAELHDILGTIAGDDTLMLISRDPSGGQALADHLLRLAQNER, from the coding sequence ATGACCGAGGCGCAGGAATCCGAGTACGGCGGGCCGTCCGTGCCGCAGACCCGCACCGCACGCCACCGCCGGATCGTGGACATCCTGAACCGGCAGCCGGTGCGCTCGCAGAGCCAGCTGGCCAAGCTCCTCGCCGACGACGGGCTGAGCGTCACCCAGGCGACGCTCTCCCGCGATCTGGACGAGCTGGGCGCGGTGAAGATCCGCAACACCGGCGGCGAGCTGATCTACGCGGTGCCGAGCGAGGGCGGATTCCGCACCCCGCAGGCGCCGTTGGGCGGGTCCGCGAAGGAGGAGCGGATGCGGCGGCTCTCCGCCGAACTGCTCATCTCCGCGGAGGCGTCGGCCAACCTCGTGGTGCTGCGCACCCCGCCGGGCGCGGCCCAGTTCCTCGCCTCGGCCATCGACCAGGCCGAACTGCACGACATCCTCGGCACCATCGCGGGTGACGACACCCTGATGCTGATCAGCCGCGACCCGTCGGGCGGCCAGGCGCTCGCCGACCATCTGCTGCGACTGGCGCAGAACGAGCGCTGA
- a CDS encoding L,D-transpeptidase family protein, whose translation MRRSLVTLSVLLALAGSVAARPAAAPPLPHLMADTGGGTQLITAEAPAKGSTTGTVTWWNLRRGTWVKGGSTPARFGAEGLAEGASRKQGTNTTPTGLYDLPYAFGIKPAPAGTVHPYRRVNDRSWWCQDNAARDYNRWVEPRPADCRADEAEHLMAYPTQYARALVIGFNYERPVRGRGAGIFLHVNGRGATAGCVSVPAAAMDRILDWVNPARRPHIAIGTGSGPTAITRY comes from the coding sequence ATGCGCAGATCCCTGGTGACCCTCTCGGTACTGCTCGCACTGGCGGGCTCCGTCGCGGCCCGGCCCGCCGCCGCCCCGCCGCTCCCGCACCTGATGGCCGACACCGGCGGCGGCACCCAGCTGATCACGGCCGAGGCCCCGGCCAAGGGCTCCACCACGGGCACCGTGACCTGGTGGAACCTGCGCCGGGGCACCTGGGTGAAGGGCGGGTCCACGCCGGCCCGCTTCGGTGCCGAGGGCCTGGCCGAGGGGGCGTCGCGCAAGCAGGGCACGAACACCACCCCCACCGGCCTGTACGACCTGCCGTACGCCTTCGGTATCAAGCCCGCACCGGCCGGCACCGTCCATCCCTACCGCCGGGTCAACGACCGGTCGTGGTGGTGCCAGGACAACGCGGCGCGGGACTACAACCGCTGGGTGGAGCCACGGCCCGCGGACTGCCGGGCGGACGAGGCGGAGCATCTGATGGCGTACCCGACGCAGTACGCCCGCGCGCTCGTCATCGGGTTCAACTACGAACGGCCGGTTCGGGGTCGCGGCGCGGGGATCTTCCTCCACGTCAACGGGCGTGGCGCGACCGCCGGTTGCGTCTCCGTACCGGCGGCCGCGATGGACCGGATCCTCGACTGGGTGAACCCGGCCCGCCGTCCGCACATCGCGATCGGGACCGGCTCGGGCCCGACCGCGATCACCCGCTACTGA
- a CDS encoding pyridoxamine 5'-phosphate oxidase family protein — translation MGKTYERIDGRLRTFIEEQHIFFTATAPLDGEGTVNLSPKGVSGSFAVIDELTLAYLDFAGSNAETVAHLRENGRITLMWCAFQGPPSIVRVHGRGEPVFRDDPRFGTLLTHFPDVDPGLHGLRAVIVVRAELIRDSCGYAVPFMSYDEDRPLHAKRFAREDDASLSAYFEKKEHIASSIDGLPGLPLPLPAMPRTGRD, via the coding sequence ATGGGGAAAACATATGAACGCATCGATGGACGGCTCAGGACCTTCATCGAGGAGCAGCACATCTTCTTCACGGCGACGGCGCCCCTGGACGGAGAGGGCACGGTCAACCTCTCCCCCAAGGGCGTCAGCGGTTCGTTCGCCGTGATCGACGAGCTGACCCTGGCCTATCTGGACTTCGCGGGCAGCAATGCCGAGACCGTCGCCCACCTCCGCGAGAACGGCCGCATAACGCTGATGTGGTGCGCCTTCCAGGGGCCGCCGAGCATCGTGCGGGTGCACGGCCGCGGTGAGCCGGTCTTCCGGGACGATCCCCGGTTCGGCACACTGCTCACCCACTTCCCGGACGTGGACCCCGGCCTCCACGGGCTGCGCGCCGTCATCGTGGTGCGGGCCGAACTGATCCGGGACAGCTGCGGCTACGCGGTGCCGTTCATGTCGTACGACGAGGACCGGCCGCTGCACGCCAAGCGCTTCGCCCGGGAGGACGACGCCTCGCTCAGCGCCTACTTCGAGAAGAAGGAGCACATCGCGTCGAGCATCGACGGGCTCCCGGGGCTGCCGCTCCCGCTGCCGGCCATGCCGCGGACGGGGCGCGATTGA
- the argH gene encoding argininosuccinate lyase produces MSNGNGKSDVRLWGARFADGPAEALAKLSASVHFDWRLAPYDIAGSRAHARVLNKAGLLTEDELSRMIAGLDQLEADVADGSFTGTIADEDVHTALERGLLERLGPDLGGKLRAGRSRNDQIATLFRMYLRDHARIIGGLIAELQDALVGLAEAHPDVAMPGRTHLQHAQPVLFAHHVLAHAQSLSRDAERLRQWDERTAVSPYGSGALAGSSLGLDPEAVAADLGFERGSVGNSIDGTASRDFVAEFAFITAMIGVNLSRIAEEVIIWNTKEFSFVTLHDAFSTGSSIMPQKKNPDIAELARGKSGRLIGNLTGLMATLKALPLAYNRDLQEDKEPVFDSCDQLEVLLPAFTGMMATLTVNRERMEELAPAGFSLATDIAEWLVKQGVPFRVAHEVAGECVKECEQHGIELDQLTDEQFAKISEHLTPEVRTVLNVAGALASRSGRGGTAPSAVAVQLAEVKADLAVQQAWATAKD; encoded by the coding sequence GTGAGCAACGGCAACGGCAAGAGCGACGTACGCCTCTGGGGCGCCCGCTTCGCCGACGGTCCGGCCGAGGCGCTGGCCAAGCTGTCCGCCTCCGTCCACTTCGACTGGCGGCTCGCGCCGTACGACATCGCCGGTTCCCGCGCCCACGCGCGTGTGCTGAACAAGGCGGGTCTGCTCACCGAGGACGAGCTGAGCCGCATGATCGCCGGTCTCGACCAGCTCGAAGCCGATGTCGCCGACGGCTCCTTCACCGGCACCATCGCCGACGAGGACGTCCACACCGCGCTGGAGCGCGGGCTGCTGGAACGCCTCGGCCCCGACCTCGGCGGCAAGCTGCGGGCCGGCCGGTCCCGCAACGACCAGATCGCCACGCTCTTCCGCATGTACCTGCGCGACCACGCCCGGATCATCGGCGGCCTGATCGCCGAGCTCCAGGACGCGCTGGTCGGCCTCGCCGAGGCGCACCCGGACGTCGCGATGCCCGGCCGTACGCACCTCCAGCACGCCCAGCCGGTGCTCTTCGCCCACCACGTCCTGGCCCATGCGCAGTCCCTGTCCCGGGACGCCGAGCGGCTGCGCCAGTGGGACGAGCGGACCGCCGTCTCGCCGTACGGCTCCGGCGCCCTGGCCGGGTCGTCCCTCGGTCTCGACCCTGAGGCGGTCGCCGCCGACCTCGGCTTCGAGCGCGGCTCCGTCGGCAACTCCATCGACGGAACGGCCTCCCGCGACTTCGTCGCCGAGTTCGCCTTCATCACCGCGATGATCGGTGTGAACCTCTCCCGGATCGCGGAGGAGGTCATCATCTGGAACACGAAGGAGTTCTCCTTCGTCACCCTGCACGACGCCTTCTCCACCGGCTCCTCGATCATGCCGCAGAAGAAGAACCCGGACATCGCCGAGCTGGCCCGCGGCAAGTCCGGCCGCCTGATCGGCAATCTGACCGGTCTGATGGCCACGCTGAAGGCCCTCCCGCTCGCGTACAACCGCGACCTCCAGGAGGACAAGGAGCCGGTCTTCGACTCCTGCGACCAGCTGGAAGTCCTGCTGCCCGCCTTCACCGGCATGATGGCCACGCTCACGGTGAACCGCGAGCGCATGGAGGAGCTGGCCCCGGCCGGCTTCTCGCTCGCCACCGACATCGCCGAGTGGCTGGTCAAGCAGGGCGTGCCGTTCCGGGTCGCCCACGAGGTCGCCGGTGAGTGCGTCAAGGAGTGCGAGCAGCACGGCATCGAGCTCGACCAGCTGACCGACGAGCAGTTCGCCAAGATCTCCGAGCACCTCACCCCCGAGGTCCGCACGGTCCTCAATGTGGCCGGCGCGCTCGCCTCCCGCAGCGGTCGCGGCGGTACGGCCCCGTCGGCCGTGGCCGTCCAGCTCGCCGAGGTGAAGGCCGACCTCGCGGTCCAGCAGGCCTGGGCCACCGCGAAGGACTGA